Proteins encoded within one genomic window of Synechococcus sp. PCC 7335:
- a CDS encoding YdiU family protein, translated as MDSNPLLTLPYESAFADLGVDYYDEVTPASFPKHILRFRNDALLPKIGLSAEAVSDRNFIEAFGQFQSKQADHYSPFLALRYHGYQFHSYNPFLGDGRGFLHGQVRGDDGKLYDFGTKGSGPTPYSRGGDGKLTLKGGVREVLASEALNSLGVNTSRTLSLIETGEALHRGDEPSPTRSSVMVRFSLSHIRFGTFERLHYIKRPDLAKSLLDHVIEIYYPHLLSIETEQERYGQWFIELSKRLATLVAQWMTAGFCHAVLNTDNMSITGESFDYGPFAFIEEYDPRFTAAYFDYSGLYCYGNQPSACYWNLEKLAVALDGVVEAAVLEPGLAQYQPKYAEVYCDRFLKQLGFTTDAARQLGSGEVRELISQTLTLLERTHVGYHDFFSTLTQQFTFDWQTDSTHILQTTLERSDPQAAEQLSQWRSLYQHALIRLPKDTMTSVQQCLKAANPEIVLHRPKIEAVWELITEEDNWQPFYTLLEAIRNPMTA; from the coding sequence TTGGATTCCAATCCTTTACTGACTCTCCCCTACGAGTCCGCCTTTGCTGATCTTGGCGTAGATTACTACGACGAAGTGACGCCTGCGAGCTTTCCCAAACATATTTTGCGCTTCCGTAACGATGCACTATTGCCTAAAATAGGCCTTTCTGCTGAAGCGGTGAGCGATCGCAACTTCATCGAAGCATTTGGCCAGTTCCAAAGTAAGCAAGCCGATCACTACAGTCCCTTTCTAGCGCTTCGCTATCACGGCTACCAGTTCCACAGCTATAATCCTTTCCTAGGTGATGGGCGCGGCTTTCTTCACGGTCAGGTTCGCGGCGACGACGGCAAGCTCTATGACTTTGGTACTAAAGGATCTGGCCCTACGCCCTACTCTCGCGGCGGCGATGGCAAACTTACGCTTAAAGGCGGTGTGCGCGAGGTTCTAGCCTCTGAGGCGCTAAATTCACTAGGCGTTAATACCTCTCGTACCCTCAGCCTGATTGAAACTGGCGAAGCGCTTCACCGGGGCGACGAACCCTCGCCTACGCGCTCGTCGGTGATGGTGCGCTTTAGCCTCTCGCATATTCGCTTTGGCACCTTCGAGCGATTGCACTACATCAAACGTCCAGATCTAGCCAAAAGTTTATTAGATCACGTCATCGAAATTTACTATCCCCATCTACTCAGCATCGAAACCGAACAAGAACGCTATGGCCAGTGGTTCATCGAACTATCCAAGCGATTGGCCACGCTCGTTGCCCAGTGGATGACGGCTGGGTTCTGCCATGCCGTTCTCAATACAGATAATATGTCAATTACGGGTGAAAGCTTCGACTACGGACCTTTCGCCTTTATAGAAGAATACGATCCTAGGTTTACCGCTGCTTACTTCGACTATTCGGGCCTCTACTGCTATGGTAATCAGCCCAGCGCCTGCTATTGGAATCTAGAAAAGCTGGCGGTCGCTTTAGACGGTGTCGTCGAGGCAGCTGTTCTAGAACCCGGGCTAGCACAGTATCAACCCAAATATGCCGAAGTTTATTGCGATCGCTTCCTCAAACAGCTAGGTTTTACCACCGACGCTGCTCGTCAGCTCGGCTCAGGCGAAGTCCGCGAGCTAATCAGTCAAACGCTTACACTCCTTGAAAGAACTCACGTCGGCTACCACGACTTCTTTTCTACCTTGACCCAACAATTCACCTTTGATTGGCAAACCGACTCGACTCATATCCTACAAACTACCCTAGAGCGATCCGACCCCCAAGCCGCCGAACAGCTTAGTCAGTGGCGAAGTCTCTATCAGCACGCCCTGATCAGGCTACCTAAAGACACAATGACTAGCGTGCAACAATGCCTAAAAGCAGCAAATCCTGAGATAGTTTTACATCGCCCAAAGATAGAAGCTGTGTGGGAACTTATCACTGAAGAAGATAACTGGCAGCCTTTCTACACTCTACTCGAAGCCATCCGAAATCCAATGACAGCGTGA
- a CDS encoding ABC transporter ATP-binding protein: MSVTSIPPSSILPATRGAFEPAHPPIIIQTELLRKVYRTGFWLKAAPPSLKHCSLDIYRGETFGLLGPNGAGKTTLLKLLLGIIRPSAGGATLMGQPAGHRQTKAKIGYLPENPYFYDYLTGWEFLSYTAGLFGIKGNVQKRRIVQLLDLVQLDIHSAKKKQMRRYSKGMLQRVGMAQALMNDPEIIFLDEPMSGLDPTGRYQVREIILSLKQQGKTLFFNSHVLSDVERICDRIAILDQGEIVCIGAIKELLGNPDYYKVQGRGGSLDVLRRWLKNISFQNGCWYGTMHGDPFEFMSTARQMNAQITQLAVAKPTLEEFFIEQIQQSRTITAIEQERLARSKAKKQPGRGKAIAQ; the protein is encoded by the coding sequence ATGAGCGTGACCTCTATTCCCCCATCTTCGATTTTACCTGCTACTAGAGGCGCTTTTGAGCCGGCCCACCCGCCAATTATCATTCAGACCGAGCTGCTAAGAAAAGTCTACCGAACGGGCTTTTGGTTGAAGGCAGCACCGCCTTCTTTGAAGCACTGCTCATTAGATATATACAGGGGCGAAACGTTTGGCCTGCTTGGTCCTAACGGTGCGGGTAAGACCACGCTGCTGAAACTGTTGTTGGGCATTATCAGACCGAGCGCCGGGGGGGCGACTTTAATGGGACAGCCTGCTGGCCATCGTCAGACCAAGGCCAAAATTGGCTACCTCCCAGAAAATCCGTATTTTTATGACTATCTAACCGGCTGGGAGTTCTTGAGCTATACAGCAGGCCTGTTTGGCATCAAGGGCAACGTTCAAAAGCGACGGATTGTACAGCTATTGGACTTGGTACAGCTAGATATCCACTCAGCCAAAAAGAAACAAATGCGGCGCTATTCCAAAGGGATGTTGCAGCGAGTGGGTATGGCTCAAGCGCTAATGAATGACCCTGAGATTATCTTTTTGGATGAGCCCATGTCAGGACTAGACCCGACTGGACGCTATCAGGTGCGGGAGATTATTCTCTCGTTAAAACAGCAAGGAAAAACGCTGTTCTTTAATTCTCATGTGCTGTCGGATGTGGAGAGGATTTGCGATCGCATCGCCATTCTCGATCAAGGAGAAATTGTTTGTATTGGGGCCATTAAAGAGCTACTGGGCAACCCAGACTATTACAAAGTTCAAGGCCGTGGCGGTAGCTTGGATGTCCTTAGGCGCTGGCTAAAGAATATCTCTTTTCAAAATGGCTGTTGGTATGGCACGATGCACGGTGATCCGTTTGAGTTTATGTCTACAGCGCGGCAGATGAATGCTCAGATTACTCAGTTAGCAGTCGCCAAACCCACATTAGAAGAGTTCTTTATAGAACAGATTCAGCAAAGCCGCACGATTACAGCCATTGAACAAGAAAGACTCGCCAGAAGCAAAGCGAAAAAGCAGCCAGGAAGAGGAAAGGCAATCGCACAGTAG
- a CDS encoding rhomboid family intramembrane serine protease — MVPIRDDNPITTTPYVTYGLIALNLLVFLYEASLSGPNLEALFNTFAVVPRDLSTSFNTGLGYPHVSEWGTLLSAEFLHAGFFHVGGNMLYLWIFGNNVEDQLGHLKFLCFYLVCGVLASLCQWYVAPESTVPSLGASGAIAGVMGAYIFRFPEVRVLTFVPIFFTAFRVPALLFLGFWFVEQALYGFASLGASADVGMGGGVAYWAHAGGFVFGALLGYWLGLFNNTDKDAADSAEEIAEVISGDDR; from the coding sequence GTGGTTCCTATCCGTGACGATAATCCAATCACCACGACGCCCTACGTTACGTACGGACTGATTGCCCTCAACCTGCTGGTGTTTTTATACGAAGCCTCGCTCAGCGGACCTAATCTAGAGGCTTTGTTCAATACATTTGCGGTGGTGCCGCGAGATTTGAGCACAAGTTTTAACACGGGACTTGGCTATCCCCATGTGAGCGAGTGGGGAACGCTACTAAGCGCGGAGTTCTTGCATGCTGGGTTTTTCCACGTAGGAGGCAATATGCTCTACCTATGGATCTTTGGGAATAACGTTGAAGATCAGCTAGGCCATCTAAAGTTTCTGTGCTTCTACCTGGTGTGTGGCGTACTGGCGTCTTTGTGTCAGTGGTATGTTGCGCCTGAATCGACGGTGCCTTCGTTGGGGGCAAGCGGCGCGATCGCAGGCGTGATGGGCGCCTATATCTTTCGCTTTCCAGAGGTTCGAGTCCTGACATTTGTTCCTATTTTCTTTACTGCTTTTCGGGTACCCGCCTTACTTTTCCTCGGTTTTTGGTTTGTCGAGCAGGCGCTCTATGGCTTTGCTAGCTTAGGTGCGTCAGCGGATGTTGGGATGGGCGGTGGCGTAGCGTACTGGGCACATGCAGGGGGATTTGTCTTCGGAGCTTTGTTGGGCTATTGGCTAGGACTATTCAACAATACTGATAAGGACGCGGCTGATTCGGCAGAAGAGATCGCCGAGGTTATCTCCGGCGATGACCGCTAG
- a CDS encoding translation initiation factor produces the protein MANRKGNQNKATDRKVYSEFGAPEAIARPELDLPPDQQNIRVQVSRKGRKGKSVTIASGFVHDAKTLGTLAKSLKASCGSGGTVKADTIEIQGEHAPKLLSLLTEKGYKAKISGGS, from the coding sequence ATGGCAAACCGAAAAGGCAATCAAAACAAAGCGACCGATCGAAAAGTTTATTCAGAGTTTGGTGCACCCGAAGCCATCGCTCGCCCTGAACTAGATCTACCGCCCGATCAGCAGAACATTCGTGTCCAGGTCTCTCGTAAAGGCCGTAAAGGTAAAAGTGTCACTATTGCCAGCGGCTTTGTTCACGATGCTAAGACACTTGGCACTCTGGCCAAAAGCCTAAAGGCTAGCTGTGGCTCAGGCGGTACAGTCAAAGCAGACACGATCGAAATTCAAGGAGAACATGCACCCAAACTACTCTCCTTACTAACAGAAAAAGGCTATAAAGCCAAGATTAGCGGAGGTAGCTAG